The sequence below is a genomic window from Methylophilus sp. DW102.
TGAATTGCCCACCCGGTTTTTTCTGCCACAAGCTGCTGTGGTGTGCTGGCTCGCCATTTTGATACAACTGACGAATTTCCACCTCATCCTGGTCACGCATCAGCCACCATTGTAAGTGCTTGGCGGCATCGGCCTGGCATGGCAAGGCGCACTGCACGGTGTCATAGCGTGCAGTGACGATTTCTTCAGCCTGCGCGCCAGCGCTTGCCATCGCCATCACCAGCGCAAAACGGCCAGCGGTTTGTTTCAATCTCATGATAATTCCATTTCTTACTAAAGGCAGAGGGCAGCTTGCGCTGCCCCACTGTTAAAACAATTGATATTCAGGTCTATTCTAAAGACAGTCGATTAAAAACCGAACGCATCTTTCATGACTTGATAAATGTAGCTTTGCTCTTGTACCCCATGGACCAGATAGGCTTTAGGGCCAACAGCATAAATCGCAACTTCTTCACCAGCATGCGTTTCAGAGCTCAGTGGCACCAGTGCCTCCTGGTGGAAATCTGGGTCCTCAGTATCCACGCCTGACATGTCGACCACGCGGCCTGCAGCAATCGCCTCATTGTAAACCGCATCACCTGGTGAGTTAGTGTGATAGCCTGGGCCGTTGGCAAAGCTCACGGTGGTGTAAGGCTTGCCATCAGCCGCCAGGGTTGGCGTGGTTTTACCTGGCTCAACCACTTTACCCAAAATCGGGTTACCACGTTTTGGATAGCCGCCTATGGTCAGGGTGTGGCTATGGTCAGCTGTGACAATAATCAAGGTGTCGTTCAGATTCACTTTGGAAGCCGCTTCACGCACCGCATCTGACAGCGCCACCGCATCTTTAAAGGTACGGTAAGCATTGCCTGCATGAGAAGCATGGTCAATCCGGCCACCTTCCACCATCAGGAAGAAGCCATTCTGGTTTTTCTTCAAAATGTCGATGGCCTTGCCAGTCATCTCTGCCAAAGAAGGCTCACCAGCGATATCGTTAGGACGGTCTTGCTCGTATTCCATGTGGGAGGGGTTGAACAAGCCCAAGACTTTATTGGTCGTGGCTGGATTCAAGGCATTGAATGCCGATTGATTTTCGATATAGATGCCACCAAACTTGTTCACATATTCTTGCGTCAGGTTACGGCCATCGGTACGGCGGCCTTTGGCGCCTTCGATATCTTTAATACTGTTAGGCAAAAAGTAGCTACGGCCACCGCCAAATACGACATCAACGCCATCGCCAAGCTTGCCATTGCCAAAGTTATCAATCAGTTGTGCGGCAATATCCTTGACGCCATTGCTAGCCGCCGCCGCTGACAGGTTAGCATTGGCTTCCCAGTCACGGTTGGAAATATGTGCATAGGTGGCTGCCGGGGTGGCATGCGTGATACGGGCAGTCGACACCACACCAGTGGCTTTGCCAGCTTGCTCGGCCTGTTCCAGCAGGGTGGTTACTTTATTCGCATTGATCACGGCAGGGTTAGCCTCGTTGCGCGGAACAGACTGGTTCAATGAAATGATGCCGTCATTGGTTTTCACGCCAGAAATAATGGCGGTCATGGTCGGTGCAGAGTCAGAGGTCTGCTGGTTGGTCGAATAAGTTTTGGACAGGGCCACATAAGGGAACTCTTCAAAAGACAGTTTGTTGCGCTCACCATCCTTGCCTTTGAGCTGACCTTCAAAAATACGCGCGCCAGTGACCGTCGAAATCCCCATACCGTCGCCGACAAACAAAATCACGTTTTTGGCTTTGCGTGCATTCGGTACCAGTTTTTTACTGTCGCTCAGGCTGGCTGCGCCATCGTTGAGCCAGAACTGGGCGTTTTCCTCAGCCATCAAAGGTTGTGTCAGGGAGACTTGTGTACCCAGCAGCATGGCCAACAGAGCAGTACGTTTTAAGTTAAACAGTTGCATGATTGTTTCCTCAAAGATATTCGTTATAAGTTATTGTGCGCGTCTACGCATGATGGCGGCAATCAAACCAAGCCCCACCAGCATCAAGGCATTGTTATCCGCTTCTGGGACTGCAGAAGCCGTTTGCAAGCTAATATTGTCTACGCCCAGTTGAAGAGAACCCTGGTTGGCGACACTGGCGAAGCGCAACATGAATTGGCCTCCGCCAGACAGGATGGAGGTCAGGTCAAACTGGTAGCTCAGGTAGTTGTTGGCAGCCAGCGTGCCATTGGCACCGCCCAGATACAGGCTCTGCAGGACATCGCCCTGGCTGGTAGAAAAAGGATCACTGCCCGCCTTTAAGATATCCACACGGACATGCTGGTTTGGATGATCGGTTGCGTCAACGGTGTAATCAAGGCCACCTGCATCGACAGCACTGCTGGCTGACTGATTGTTGACAAACATTTGGAAGGTCAAGGTCGCCTGGCTGACCGCCGACGTCGTAAAATTTTGATACAAGATGTTGCTGGCCAGGCCGTTATTATCAAGCAAACCGTAATGTGTGCCCTGATAAGCGCCAACGGTGGTGTTTCCGGTGACTTCAGTCGTGGTGCCCTGCTGTGCCAGTACGCTACCAAGGAGGCCAGCTTCAGCCACTTGCCAGTCGACGATGTCATAGGCGTCTACGCCCTGCACCTCGAAGCCACCATTTTGGATTAATTCAGCGGCGTGTGCTTGAGAGAGCAAAGTCGCTCCCATCACCCCCGCCATGAGCCAAGGTTTCAATGTCATCATTCATCCTCTCACAGATGGTTATATTATGTTTTTGTACACATTTAAGTGTTTGTCATGTCACAAGTCATTTGCTTGTGTTAGCTCATGCATTCTTGAAAACATCTGTGTCAGACAGGTTACGGAAACATGAAATTTATGTGACATGCCTGACTAGTTTTGAGCTGTTCAACACCCCATAAAACATTAAAAAATGTAAGTCAGTGTTGGGTTCACGCAACCTTCATAAAACCATCACGCCCACTAGTCATGATGAGCTACGTTTCAGGCGCAGGACCACTGAATGCCTGTTACACAGCCAGGTTACGATTTCCGGGCTCAAGAATTGTTCTTGTGCTCTTGATATGGGGATGATTTATGAATTTTTTTCGTTTGTTACCAATTTCTGCTGCAGTATGGATGGCCTTAAGCGGATCAGCTTTCGCCGCGGCCAGCGCCTCTGGTGTTGTGATCGGCTTGCATGGCGCCAAGCTTGCCAATACCTTGGTTTGCATTGACGCCAACCTGAATGCCCGCTGTGACAGCGGTGAAGTCAGCACACAGACCAATGCCAACGGCGAGTTTAATCTGGCAGGCCATGGTGCTCTGGTGGCGCAAGCAGGAAAGTCAGTGTACCGCGCAGCTGCCGAAAACACGACCGTTGTCAGCGCGTTGAGCACCGAAATCCTGGCGCTCATGGAAGGCAGCAATCTTGATTATATGACCGCACGCGATCGTCTGGCCGCCAGACTACACGTCAGCGGATCACAGCTCGAAGCTGACTTCACACAAACGAGCACTGGCGCCGACCTTGACAGCCTGATGACCGAAAACGATGAGCTGCAAAATCGCCTTGCCGAAGCGGTGCGCGAAGCTGGCAGCAAAGGCAATCTGAATAAAGCGCTGAGCAACCGTCTAAATCTGGACAAAATCGAGCATTTTGTCGTGATCTACCTCGAAAACCGCAGTTTTGACAACCTTTTTGGCAAATATCCAGGTGCCAACGGCCTGAATACACCACAGGCTAAAGCGATCAAACAGGTAGACCGCGACTACACCACCACCCTGACCACCTTACCACCGGCGTGGGGTGGCATGCTGGCCAATGGCCAGAAAAACACCGCTGGCCAGGCCATCACCCAGGCACAAACCACCGGGGTGTGGCCCAATGCGCCCTTCCAGGTCGATGCCACGAGTGACCAGTTTGGCTATGGCCTGGTGACTGGTAACAACATCACCCGCGATCTGTATCACCGCTTTTTTGAGAACGCCATGCAAATCAATGGCGGCCAGAATAATCTTTATGCGGCCTTTAGTGATGCCGGTGGTTTATCCATGGGTTATTTTGATGGTAGCAAAATGCAACTTTGGGGGCTGGCGAAAAAGTACACCCTGGCAGATAACTTTTACCAGGCCGCATACGGCGGTTCATTCTTGAACCACCAGTATCTGGTCTGCGCTTGCGCACCGGCAATTTCCGCTGATACCGTCGCCAATAACAAAGCTTCTCTCAACGTCTTGACTACCCCAGTCAACGGCGTGCCACAATTGGCCCGCAACAGCTCCATGAGCGCCTCTGCGATTGGCACCAACGCGACAAACACCTCATTCAAGAGCGGCAATATTGCCCCATTGGACTACTTTGGTGCGGGTGACGGCTATCGCGCCGTGAACACCATGCAGCCACCGTTCCAACCCAGTGGCAATGCGCCGGTGACCAGTGCCTCAGGTAACCAGTTGCTGTACGCCAACCCATCAGCTTCGACCACCTTGCCAGCACAAACCATCACCACCATTGCAGACCTGCTGGATAGCAAGCAAATCAGCTGGAAATGGTACTCAGGCGGCTGGAGCGACGCGGTCAATGATCGCAGCAATGTCTACAAGTCAAACAGCTTTGGCGTGGCAGATGCGACCCATGGCGACTTTCAGGCCCATCACCAGCCATTTAACTACTATGCAAATTTTGACCCAGTGGCCCATGGCACCTACCGTAACAGCCACCTGCAAGACCGTGCAGATTTGTTGAATGACATTACACAAGGCACCTTGCCAGCCGTGTCGTTCTATAAACCGATTGGCAACCTGAACCAGCACCCAGGCTATACCAACGTCACCAATGCGGATGATGAAGTGATGACCATCATCAGCCAGTTGCAAAACAGCCCGCAATGGAACAACACTCTGGTATTGATTACCTATGATGAATTTGGCGGCCAGTTTGACCATGCCGTGCCTCCTAAAGGCGATTTGATCGGGCCAGGCACACGCATTCCGGCCTTGATCATTTCACCTTTTGCCAAAAAAGGCACCGTCGATCATACCCAGTATGACACCGGTTCTGCCTTGCGTTTTATCACACACCGCTACTCACTGCCGCAATTGGACGGCCTGAAAAAGCGTGATGAAACCTTGCAAAGCAATGGTGCCAACATCATGGGCGACCTGACCAACGCCCTGGCATTCTAATCATTACAACATACGGCGCAGTTGGGTATCCCCAATTGCGCTGACTGAATCTTAACTTCTGGAGAAGAATCATGATCAAATCTTTGGGCTTTGCCACCCTGCTGGCCTTCACCTTCGCATCCAACAGCAGTGTTGCGGCCACCCCTACCATCGTGTTTTCAAGTGCTGACTATGTGAGCGAATCTGCCGCTTTCGGTAGTTACATCATCGATAACACGGATTATCTGGGTGTACGCCTTACCTTGAGCAGCAGCATGGATATTTCCTACATTGGCGGTAACTTCAGCCAATTCTCCGATGGCAATATCTTTGGGGCGATCGTCAAAGCCGGTGACTGGAATAGTAGCACCCTTGCTGCCAACAGCCTGGCACATACCGTCTTTGCAGCGACCGGTGGCGATCAACTCGCTTCACTGGGCAGCACCGTTCATCTGGCCGCAGGCAGCTATGACATCATCTTTGGTTCCGGTCAATTTGGCGCGACCGGCTACAGCGCTCTGGTTGACACGCAAGATGCTGCCAGCACCAGCAATATGTTCCAAAGTACCGACGCAGGCGTGACCATCAGCGCGCTGTCCGGCACGGCTGTACGCGTAACCGCCGCCGCAGTGCCAGAAGCCAGCAACACTGCGATGATGCTGGCCGGCCTGGGCTTGACTGGCCTGATGCTGCGCAGACGCCAGTCCAAATAATCACATTTTGTGCCCAACAAAGCGGATGAGCAGCCTGTTTATCCGCTTTTTTACTCACCTCATTCACAACCATGCTCAACTTGAAAACATTATTGCTGACCGTGCTTTGCTTCTCTTCTTTGCAATTGTCAGCTCAGGAAGATGAAGCCTTAGTCCCGCCGCTGGTACAAGAACCCCAGGCGGCCAGTACGCTGTCACCCGCCTCACGCACCCAGGCATTGACGGCGCTGGGCAAACGTCTGTTTCATGATCCGCAACTATCGGCTTCGGGCAAATTATCCTGCGCCAGCTGCCATCAGGCCCAGCACGCGTTTACGCCAGGCAACCCGCAGCCGGTTCAAAAGGGCGGTGACCATATACAGTTAATGGGGACGCGGGCAGTGCCTACCCTGATGTACTTGCAATCGACCCCGCCTTTCACAGAACACTACACGGAAGATGAAGGCTTACAGCCTGGCCTGGATAATGGTCCGGCAGGCGGTTTTACCTGGGATGGCCGCGTC
It includes:
- the acpA gene encoding acid phosphatase; protein product: MNFFRLLPISAAVWMALSGSAFAAASASGVVIGLHGAKLANTLVCIDANLNARCDSGEVSTQTNANGEFNLAGHGALVAQAGKSVYRAAAENTTVVSALSTEILALMEGSNLDYMTARDRLAARLHVSGSQLEADFTQTSTGADLDSLMTENDELQNRLAEAVREAGSKGNLNKALSNRLNLDKIEHFVVIYLENRSFDNLFGKYPGANGLNTPQAKAIKQVDRDYTTTLTTLPPAWGGMLANGQKNTAGQAITQAQTTGVWPNAPFQVDATSDQFGYGLVTGNNITRDLYHRFFENAMQINGGQNNLYAAFSDAGGLSMGYFDGSKMQLWGLAKKYTLADNFYQAAYGGSFLNHQYLVCACAPAISADTVANNKASLNVLTTPVNGVPQLARNSSMSASAIGTNATNTSFKSGNIAPLDYFGAGDGYRAVNTMQPPFQPSGNAPVTSASGNQLLYANPSASTTLPAQTITTIADLLDSKQISWKWYSGGWSDAVNDRSNVYKSNSFGVADATHGDFQAHHQPFNYYANFDPVAHGTYRNSHLQDRADLLNDITQGTLPAVSFYKPIGNLNQHPGYTNVTNADDEVMTIISQLQNSPQWNNTLVLITYDEFGGQFDHAVPPKGDLIGPGTRIPALIISPFAKKGTVDHTQYDTGSALRFITHRYSLPQLDGLKKRDETLQSNGANIMGDLTNALAF
- a CDS encoding alkaline phosphatase, which gives rise to MQLFNLKRTALLAMLLGTQVSLTQPLMAEENAQFWLNDGAASLSDSKKLVPNARKAKNVILFVGDGMGISTVTGARIFEGQLKGKDGERNKLSFEEFPYVALSKTYSTNQQTSDSAPTMTAIISGVKTNDGIISLNQSVPRNEANPAVINANKVTTLLEQAEQAGKATGVVSTARITHATPAATYAHISNRDWEANANLSAAAASNGVKDIAAQLIDNFGNGKLGDGVDVVFGGGRSYFLPNSIKDIEGAKGRRTDGRNLTQEYVNKFGGIYIENQSAFNALNPATTNKVLGLFNPSHMEYEQDRPNDIAGEPSLAEMTGKAIDILKKNQNGFFLMVEGGRIDHASHAGNAYRTFKDAVALSDAVREAASKVNLNDTLIIVTADHSHTLTIGGYPKRGNPILGKVVEPGKTTPTLAADGKPYTTVSFANGPGYHTNSPGDAVYNEAIAAGRVVDMSGVDTEDPDFHQEALVPLSSETHAGEEVAIYAVGPKAYLVHGVQEQSYIYQVMKDAFGF